The following are encoded in a window of Cryobacterium sp. CG_9.6 genomic DNA:
- a CDS encoding iron ABC transporter permease — protein MTPVKPDGVTWLGLTLWLVVGAVVLVPLAAVVFLGLSDNHVQVLLDGGVLEAGRNSLVSAGVSAVLAVAVGTILAILLDHTDLPGRFVLRLFLLSPLLVPPFVGAIAWLGIFGPSSALNLAWASAFGGPLWNLYGGDGVIFLLTVHSYPIAYLIVGAALRRIPSDLEQAARIGGASTWRAMRDVTLPLLRPALLSAFTLTAVSNLADFGIPSIVGLPERFVTLSTLVYRYIQSGTVDKPLEVVGTIGILLLIIAIVALVINARLARRGNELDDAAAPRTPFALGQARWGVGITAWVLGLAVTLLPLLALASQSLLPAPGVPFTWENLTLSSIKRALTAPSTLIGAVNSVGLAVAAGLICTILGLAVATVATRTNARGNRALGALAMLPQAIPGLVIAVGWLILAPQIGLFNTRGLILCAYVMSFLALVVQAVDAPLRSTPTAFEEAARVSGASRLRSLFDISWRMSFPAAVTGGVLVMLTAVRELTISVLLLAPGNHTLGVSIFNLQQAGAYNAASALALVVTIVGLAGLGLLGRRSRG, from the coding sequence ATGACCCCGGTGAAGCCCGACGGCGTGACCTGGCTGGGACTGACACTCTGGCTCGTGGTCGGTGCGGTTGTTCTGGTTCCCCTCGCTGCCGTTGTTTTTCTCGGTCTGAGCGACAACCATGTGCAGGTGCTGCTCGACGGCGGAGTGCTGGAAGCCGGACGCAACAGTCTGGTCTCGGCGGGAGTATCGGCCGTTCTGGCAGTGGCTGTCGGAACCATTCTGGCAATTCTGCTCGATCACACCGACTTGCCCGGACGGTTCGTCCTTCGTCTCTTTCTGTTGAGCCCGCTCCTGGTGCCGCCCTTTGTCGGGGCAATCGCCTGGCTGGGAATCTTCGGCCCCTCCAGCGCGCTAAACCTGGCCTGGGCATCCGCTTTCGGTGGGCCGCTGTGGAATCTTTACGGGGGTGATGGCGTGATCTTTCTGCTGACCGTGCACTCCTATCCCATCGCCTACCTCATCGTGGGTGCCGCCCTGCGGCGCATACCCTCGGATCTCGAGCAGGCTGCCCGCATCGGGGGAGCCAGCACCTGGCGGGCCATGCGTGATGTGACGCTTCCGCTCCTGCGACCGGCGCTCCTGTCCGCGTTCACCCTGACGGCAGTGTCCAACCTGGCCGATTTCGGTATCCCCTCGATCGTGGGCCTGCCCGAACGTTTCGTCACCCTATCGACGCTCGTCTACCGCTACATCCAATCGGGAACCGTGGATAAACCGCTGGAAGTCGTGGGAACGATCGGCATACTTCTTCTGATCATTGCCATCGTCGCCCTTGTGATCAATGCCCGGCTTGCCCGGCGCGGCAACGAGCTTGATGATGCCGCAGCCCCACGCACCCCGTTTGCGCTCGGACAGGCCCGCTGGGGCGTGGGCATCACCGCATGGGTTTTAGGGCTCGCTGTCACACTGCTGCCGTTGCTCGCATTGGCCAGTCAATCGCTCTTGCCGGCCCCGGGGGTACCTTTCACCTGGGAGAACCTCACACTGTCGAGTATTAAACGGGCTCTCACTGCGCCGAGCACGCTGATCGGTGCAGTCAACTCCGTCGGTCTCGCGGTAGCGGCCGGGCTGATCTGCACGATTCTGGGCCTTGCCGTCGCCACGGTCGCCACCCGAACGAACGCCCGGGGCAACCGGGCTCTCGGCGCGCTGGCCATGCTGCCGCAAGCGATTCCAGGATTGGTCATCGCGGTGGGCTGGCTCATCCTGGCTCCGCAGATCGGACTCTTCAACACCCGTGGGCTCATTCTGTGTGCCTATGTCATGTCGTTCTTGGCGCTGGTCGTGCAGGCGGTCGACGCCCCGCTGCGGTCAACCCCGACGGCATTCGAAGAGGCTGCACGGGTATCCGGGGCTAGCCGACTGCGGTCGCTGTTCGACATTTCCTGGCGTATGTCCTTCCCCGCAGCAGTGACGGGTGGGGTGCTGGTCATGTTGACTGCGGTGCGCGAACTCACGATTTCGGTACTTCTCCTCGCCCCCGGCAACCACACGCTGGGTGTCTCCATCTTTAATCTGCAGCAGGCTGGTGCCTATAACGCGGCATCCGCTCTGGCTCTGGTCGTAACGATCGTCGGTCTGGCCGGCCTCGGGCTTCTCGGCCGCCGCTCACGCGGCTGA
- a CDS encoding (deoxy)nucleoside triphosphate pyrophosphohydrolase gives MKKRINVVGAVLTRGQTVLAARRSSTMSLPGMWEFPGGKIEADESPEQALLRELEEELLCSAEIGAHVETTEHEYEFGIVILTTYYCSLVGAEPRLTEHSEIRWVHSADLDQLDWAPADIPAVKRVMKDFEA, from the coding sequence GTGAAGAAGAGAATCAACGTCGTCGGCGCAGTGCTCACCAGAGGTCAGACAGTTCTCGCAGCTCGGCGCAGCTCGACGATGTCCCTACCCGGAATGTGGGAGTTCCCCGGTGGGAAAATTGAGGCCGACGAGTCACCGGAACAGGCGCTGCTCCGCGAGCTCGAAGAAGAGCTCCTTTGCTCGGCAGAGATCGGCGCTCATGTCGAGACGACAGAGCACGAGTATGAATTCGGTATCGTCATCCTGACGACCTACTACTGCTCGCTCGTCGGAGCAGAACCCCGACTGACAGAGCACTCAGAAATTCGTTGGGTGCACTCCGCAGACCTCGACCAACTCGACTGGGCTCCTGCTGATATTCCCGCGGTAAAGCGGGTAATGAAGGACTTTGAGGCATGA
- a CDS encoding ABC transporter substrate-binding protein, which produces MRQRTLVGLAIVTAAGFALVGCSPAADTTTSAPEASSMAAEAATITLYTSEPQEKIDQIIAAFNEEQPNITVEVFRAGTGDLTARIEAERTGAEIQADILLAADSATFEQYKADELLLNYTPTDIESVNPDVIDSDGFYVGTRIIPTVIAYNTTAVDAPPTSWQDLTDSEYSGKITMPNPDVSGAAAYNAAVWYTDDALGESWLTDLAANTPVIAESNGPVAQAVAAGTQPIGVVVDYLVRDLRDAGSPIDLIYPSDGVPYVSQPVGIFANTDEAEASGLFVDFLISEAGQTIAVEQSYLPIRNDVGTPEGAPAMDDINIVTPDLDTIAQNKATAVALFSSLFG; this is translated from the coding sequence ATGCGTCAACGCACCCTGGTCGGGCTCGCCATTGTCACGGCGGCTGGATTCGCTTTGGTCGGCTGCTCACCCGCAGCTGATACCACCACATCAGCACCTGAAGCCTCCTCGATGGCCGCCGAGGCGGCGACCATCACCCTGTACACCTCGGAGCCTCAGGAAAAGATCGACCAGATCATCGCCGCCTTCAATGAGGAACAGCCCAACATCACCGTCGAGGTGTTTCGGGCTGGAACCGGCGATCTCACGGCCCGAATCGAAGCTGAGCGCACCGGCGCCGAGATCCAGGCAGACATTCTCCTCGCGGCCGACTCGGCAACGTTCGAGCAGTACAAGGCAGACGAGCTCCTCCTCAACTACACACCGACAGACATCGAGTCGGTCAACCCCGACGTCATCGATTCTGACGGCTTCTATGTGGGCACCCGAATCATCCCCACCGTCATCGCCTACAACACCACGGCAGTGGATGCACCGCCGACATCATGGCAAGACCTGACCGACTCGGAGTATTCGGGCAAGATCACCATGCCGAACCCCGACGTATCCGGGGCCGCCGCTTACAATGCTGCCGTCTGGTACACCGACGATGCCCTGGGCGAAAGCTGGCTCACCGACCTTGCCGCCAACACGCCGGTGATTGCGGAGAGCAACGGGCCCGTCGCTCAGGCAGTTGCTGCGGGAACGCAACCGATCGGTGTTGTCGTGGACTACCTGGTGCGCGACCTGCGCGACGCGGGATCGCCCATCGACCTCATCTACCCCTCCGATGGCGTGCCGTACGTGTCCCAGCCGGTGGGAATCTTCGCCAATACCGATGAAGCTGAGGCTTCAGGCCTCTTCGTCGACTTTCTGATCAGTGAAGCTGGGCAGACCATCGCCGTTGAACAGTCCTACCTCCCGATTCGTAACGACGTCGGCACCCCCGAGGGTGCCCCCGCCATGGACGACATCAACATTGTGACGCCCGACCTCGACACGATTGCGCAGAACAAGGCAACCGCCGTTGCCCTGTTCTCCTCGCTCTTTGGATAA
- a CDS encoding DEAD/DEAH box helicase, whose amino-acid sequence MSSTSRQLTLDNNFGFLDSHVKADQVFHPTLVSNTDGNTMLRAIREELKRSRRFVFSVAFITPSAVAMLKQAFLDFRGSGTIITSTYLGFNSPAAFRELLNLDDIDVYVHPDSDVGFHAKGYIFEQVESTTAIVGSSNLTERALLRNHEWNLRFSALPDGDIVQQLNLAAQAHIDASVPLTRAWIDEYELTWSVQPRQSSPDSKPTLSMVDLPPSGLILPNVVQIEALGEIAALRESGETRAVVISATGTGKTILSALDVRAYAPKRMLFVVHREQILDRAIAEFKRVLNAPESDFGKFVGAKKELDRRYVFASIQSLSRPENLAAIETDAFDYVLIDEVHRAGAASYRRVIDYLKPAFLLGMTATPERTDDFNVFELFGYNVPYEIRLQKALEADMLAPFHYYGVTDFTKNDGEVIDQLSDLSRLVASERVDHLVSTIEKYGHAGVPVRGLIFCSRNAEAAELAEILNSRTVHGKRLRTQALSGEDSVEERESAVQMLERGDLDYLATVDIFNEGIDIPSVNQVIMLRQTLSSIVFTQQLGRGLRKAAGKDHLVVIDFIGNYDNNYLIPIALFGDSTLNKDSIRKKIIDAQEAGAIAGLSSVNFDAISRERIFASLATTKLDSMTNLKKAFLELKNRLGHAPRLIDFARFDLVDPTVIATKHRNYWRFLEKVGALELPAGAYEDSVLSFLSEELLNGKRPHELLLLDALLSGRGPVTERNASDTFSDNGVAHDPETLASVIGILSLTFFTDAEAAKYGSTPIISLQDGVYELGEKFATAWKTGSRFQEHVRDVIDTGLYVARHRYNWAGKLEVGQRYSRKDVCRLLNWKSNEQSTMYGYKVDYFSNSCPIFVTYHKGSDVSESTKYEDEFLNPSTLTWFTRSRRTLASLEVKAIVENSLPLHVFAKKDDAEGTGFYYLGQAKSQDARETKMAGSPGSTEKKLDVVSMRLDLASPIESSLYDYFSARASGV is encoded by the coding sequence ATGAGCTCGACGAGCCGTCAGCTCACTCTCGACAACAACTTCGGGTTTCTCGACTCACACGTCAAAGCCGACCAGGTCTTTCACCCGACGCTCGTCTCAAATACTGACGGCAACACTATGCTCCGTGCCATTAGAGAGGAGCTGAAACGCTCGCGTCGCTTCGTCTTCTCGGTCGCGTTCATCACACCGAGCGCAGTCGCCATGCTCAAGCAGGCGTTCCTCGATTTTCGAGGCTCCGGCACGATCATCACCTCCACATACCTGGGATTTAACTCGCCGGCGGCGTTTCGCGAACTCCTCAACCTCGATGACATCGATGTCTATGTTCATCCGGATTCCGATGTTGGGTTTCATGCGAAGGGGTACATCTTCGAGCAGGTGGAGAGCACAACCGCCATCGTTGGCAGCTCCAATCTGACAGAACGCGCCCTGCTGCGAAACCATGAATGGAATCTGCGTTTTTCAGCACTTCCCGATGGTGACATCGTGCAGCAGTTAAACCTCGCTGCGCAGGCGCATATTGACGCATCAGTTCCCCTCACCCGGGCATGGATCGATGAATATGAGCTGACGTGGTCAGTTCAGCCCCGGCAGAGTTCACCCGATTCCAAACCGACTCTGTCGATGGTCGATCTACCACCTTCCGGGTTGATACTTCCAAACGTTGTGCAGATCGAAGCACTCGGTGAGATCGCCGCATTAAGGGAATCCGGGGAAACCCGCGCGGTGGTCATTTCCGCCACAGGTACAGGAAAGACCATTCTTTCCGCACTCGACGTGCGGGCGTATGCACCGAAGCGGATGTTGTTTGTTGTGCATCGTGAGCAAATCCTCGACCGGGCGATCGCTGAGTTCAAACGCGTGCTCAACGCGCCGGAGAGTGATTTCGGCAAGTTCGTGGGAGCAAAGAAAGAGCTTGATCGTCGCTACGTTTTCGCCTCGATTCAATCACTGTCGCGACCGGAGAATCTTGCGGCGATTGAGACCGATGCTTTTGACTATGTGCTGATCGACGAAGTGCACCGAGCGGGTGCTGCAAGCTACCGCAGGGTGATCGACTATCTCAAGCCGGCATTCTTGCTTGGAATGACAGCGACTCCAGAGCGCACAGACGACTTCAACGTGTTCGAGCTGTTTGGCTACAACGTTCCCTACGAAATCCGTCTGCAGAAGGCACTCGAGGCAGACATGCTGGCGCCGTTTCACTACTACGGTGTGACAGATTTCACCAAGAATGACGGTGAGGTCATTGACCAGCTCTCAGATCTCAGCCGGCTTGTTGCCTCCGAGCGCGTCGATCATCTTGTATCGACGATCGAAAAGTATGGTCATGCGGGCGTACCGGTCCGAGGGTTGATCTTCTGCAGTCGTAACGCTGAGGCTGCTGAACTCGCGGAGATTCTCAATAGCCGCACTGTTCATGGCAAGCGGCTCCGAACTCAAGCGCTCAGCGGGGAAGACTCGGTCGAGGAACGCGAGTCAGCCGTGCAGATGCTGGAGCGCGGCGACCTTGATTATCTAGCCACCGTCGATATCTTCAACGAGGGCATCGACATCCCCTCGGTTAATCAGGTAATCATGCTCCGGCAGACGCTCTCGAGCATCGTGTTCACGCAGCAGCTAGGACGCGGGCTTCGCAAGGCGGCGGGTAAAGATCACCTCGTGGTGATCGACTTCATCGGGAACTACGACAACAACTATCTAATCCCTATCGCGCTTTTCGGTGACAGCACGCTCAACAAGGATTCGATCCGGAAAAAGATCATTGATGCGCAGGAAGCTGGAGCAATCGCGGGGTTGTCGAGCGTGAACTTTGACGCGATTTCGAGGGAGCGAATCTTCGCTTCCTTGGCGACTACGAAGCTTGACAGCATGACGAACTTGAAGAAAGCCTTCCTCGAGCTCAAGAACAGGCTGGGTCACGCTCCGCGACTCATCGACTTCGCCCGCTTCGATCTGGTCGATCCAACAGTCATCGCCACCAAGCACAGAAATTACTGGAGATTCCTTGAGAAGGTAGGAGCACTTGAACTGCCTGCCGGGGCTTACGAGGATTCCGTGCTCTCGTTTCTCTCCGAAGAACTGCTCAACGGCAAGCGACCCCATGAGCTTCTGCTTCTAGACGCACTTCTGTCGGGCAGAGGCCCCGTAACGGAGAGGAACGCCAGCGATACGTTTTCGGATAACGGCGTAGCTCATGACCCGGAGACGCTTGCTTCCGTGATCGGCATTCTGAGCCTGACCTTCTTCACGGATGCAGAGGCCGCAAAATATGGATCGACGCCGATCATCTCACTTCAAGACGGGGTATATGAGCTCGGTGAGAAATTCGCGACAGCATGGAAGACTGGCTCGCGGTTCCAAGAGCATGTGCGTGACGTCATTGACACAGGGCTCTATGTTGCCAGGCACCGATACAACTGGGCCGGAAAGCTTGAGGTGGGCCAACGTTACTCGCGCAAAGACGTTTGCCGTTTGCTCAACTGGAAGTCGAACGAGCAAAGCACAATGTACGGATACAAGGTCGATTACTTTTCGAACAGTTGCCCTATTTTTGTGACGTACCACAAGGGTTCAGATGTGTCCGAGAGCACTAAATATGAAGACGAGTTTCTCAACCCGTCAACCTTGACCTGGTTCACACGGAGCAGGCGGACACTCGCAAGCCTCGAGGTCAAAGCGATCGTAGAGAATAGCCTGCCGCTCCACGTGTTCGCCAAGAAGGACGACGCAGAAGGAACCGGCTTCTACTACCTCGGTCAAGCGAAATCGCAGGATGCACGCGAAACCAAGATGGCAGGGTCCCCCGGAAGCACGGAGAAAAAGCTCGACGTTGTCTCCATGAGGCTTGATCTCGCGAGCCCAATTGAGTCCAGTCTGTACGATTATTTCTCGGCGCGAGCATCCGGGGTCTAG
- a CDS encoding SRPBCC domain-containing protein yields MTYDFQVTTVVAARAELVYETWISSAGHTAMTGADANIDASVGGRYDACDGYITGHTVALDPGHRIRQSWRTTDFSDDDLDSEIDVLLEAVDGGTRVTIAHSFVPAGQRHYEEGGWEDSYFEPMRAYFASL; encoded by the coding sequence GTGACCTACGACTTCCAAGTGACCACCGTCGTGGCAGCACGTGCGGAGTTGGTTTATGAGACCTGGATCAGCAGCGCCGGCCACACGGCCATGACCGGAGCGGATGCCAACATCGACGCCAGCGTCGGCGGCCGCTACGACGCCTGCGACGGGTACATAACCGGGCACACAGTAGCCCTCGACCCGGGGCACCGTATTAGACAGAGTTGGCGCACGACGGACTTCTCCGACGACGACCTCGACTCCGAGATCGATGTGCTGCTCGAGGCCGTTGACGGGGGCACACGTGTGACGATCGCGCACAGCTTTGTCCCGGCCGGGCAGCGGCATTACGAAGAGGGCGGCTGGGAAGACAGCTACTTTGAGCCGATGCGGGCGTACTTTGCGTCACTCTAG
- a CDS encoding DUF429 domain-containing protein produces MTYIGVDLAWGEGTALKPANETGLVHLDDDGTVLDAGWARGIDAVTDWILARATPGDVIAIDGPLVIENPTGIRECEREVAQRYSQWRVAANPSNLSRPILGGVTLRRRLEAAGFFYTHGSAAPLPHRVEFFECYPYTTLVGASVFGYEIERPRYKRFNASLPTPAERRAFRIAECDELLQRMLRLTDARPALDLRSHPLTAALVDEPSPLNIAAYKHREDLLDAALCAWTAALWTQFGRERCQVLGETDAPDAEGRIPVIIAPARPEQRLGGKVARPKQPRVRAPRPV; encoded by the coding sequence ATGACCTACATCGGCGTCGACCTCGCGTGGGGCGAAGGAACCGCCCTCAAGCCGGCCAACGAAACCGGCCTCGTGCACCTCGACGACGACGGCACTGTTCTCGATGCGGGCTGGGCCCGAGGCATCGATGCGGTCACCGACTGGATTCTCGCCCGCGCCACCCCCGGCGACGTGATCGCGATCGACGGGCCCCTCGTGATCGAAAATCCCACCGGCATCCGCGAATGTGAACGCGAAGTCGCCCAGCGCTACAGCCAATGGCGGGTCGCTGCCAACCCCTCCAATCTCAGCCGCCCCATTCTCGGCGGTGTCACCCTGCGCCGACGACTCGAAGCAGCGGGGTTCTTCTACACGCACGGCAGCGCCGCCCCGCTCCCCCACCGGGTGGAGTTCTTCGAGTGCTACCCCTACACAACGCTGGTGGGGGCATCCGTTTTCGGCTACGAAATTGAGCGACCCCGCTACAAGCGATTCAACGCGTCCCTCCCCACCCCGGCGGAGCGACGCGCCTTTCGCATCGCCGAGTGCGACGAACTTCTCCAGCGGATGCTGCGCCTCACCGACGCGCGCCCGGCCCTCGACCTGCGCTCCCACCCGCTCACTGCCGCACTCGTCGATGAACCCTCCCCGCTCAATATTGCCGCGTACAAACACCGCGAGGATCTGCTCGACGCCGCCCTTTGCGCCTGGACGGCCGCGCTCTGGACGCAGTTCGGCCGGGAACGCTGTCAGGTGCTCGGCGAGACGGATGCCCCCGACGCCGAGGGTCGCATTCCCGTGATCATCGCGCCGGCCCGCCCCGAGCAGCGCCTCGGCGGAAAGGTCGCGCGCCCCAAACAGCCGCGCGTCCGCGCTCCCCGGCCGGTCTGA
- a CDS encoding nuclease-related domain-containing protein: MMLDAPRMGAQVAAQSVIEELFRHQAVTPDRTAFARLFGYSPLGPDSASWYVGAKGEIEVGRLLAMLPPEWTVFHALPIGTKGSDIDHLVIGPGGIVTINTKNHSGKRIWVGERIVMVSGQKQPYIRNAEYEADRVTSLLRQRMPQLPAVNPAIALVSPKSVTVKQHPVRVKVLVATGLRRWLVKLPVVLNPTELVELAAIIDDPSTWPPPPVPPTENLMGRFATLDRQVRSARVRRTGWKVAAFVGILGGFVLVGPQVSAALLDMMTSGLR, from the coding sequence ATGATGTTGGATGCACCACGCATGGGGGCGCAAGTCGCTGCGCAATCGGTGATCGAGGAACTCTTTCGCCATCAGGCCGTCACGCCCGACCGCACGGCATTCGCCCGACTCTTCGGCTACTCGCCGCTCGGTCCGGACAGCGCCAGCTGGTACGTGGGGGCCAAAGGTGAGATCGAGGTCGGTCGACTTCTCGCGATGCTCCCACCGGAGTGGACGGTCTTCCATGCTCTCCCCATCGGCACCAAGGGCTCCGACATTGACCACCTCGTGATCGGCCCCGGCGGCATCGTCACGATCAACACCAAGAACCACTCGGGTAAGCGCATCTGGGTGGGCGAGCGAATCGTGATGGTCTCGGGCCAGAAGCAGCCCTACATTCGCAACGCAGAATATGAAGCCGATCGCGTCACCTCACTGCTTCGACAGCGGATGCCGCAGCTCCCGGCCGTTAACCCGGCGATCGCCTTGGTCAGCCCCAAGTCCGTTACCGTCAAGCAGCATCCCGTGAGGGTGAAGGTTCTTGTCGCCACGGGCTTGCGGCGGTGGCTCGTCAAACTCCCCGTGGTATTGAATCCGACCGAGCTGGTTGAGCTTGCCGCAATCATCGACGATCCGAGCACCTGGCCGCCGCCACCCGTGCCGCCAACCGAGAACCTCATGGGTCGTTTTGCGACTCTCGACCGGCAGGTGCGCTCTGCGCGTGTTCGACGCACCGGGTGGAAAGTGGCAGCCTTCGTGGGGATCCTGGGCGGGTTCGTTCTGGTGGGTCCGCAAGTATCAGCTGCGCTGCTCGACATGATGACGTCTGGACTTCGGTGA
- a CDS encoding MurR/RpiR family transcriptional regulator, with protein sequence MGETATNPQSARSAAGVMARLRTALPALGPSEQRVLQVIVTQPASVMEYSTVDLAAAAHTSPATVIRACQNAGFRGFQDLRLELARSPQEEPAGQHVLDDVFAGAEDAIRVSRDKVDHDRFDRAVHALSTGARIVMVGTGFSSPPIQDAALRFLTSGRPVEAPVDVLAQQFAARLLGVGDVCVAVSYSGANRHTLAACSAAQEGGATIIAVTSFSRSPLVTLSDIALITGPVARSHDVDPFLSRLSHSIVLHALHFAVLQQMNGDGLVSRMRGAVAEVLSDDTRGYETSGLDSSPPQ encoded by the coding sequence ATGGGTGAAACAGCGACCAACCCGCAAAGCGCACGGAGTGCGGCGGGCGTGATGGCCCGGTTAAGAACTGCCCTGCCGGCGCTTGGACCGAGCGAGCAGCGCGTGCTGCAAGTCATCGTGACTCAACCGGCTTCGGTGATGGAGTACTCGACCGTTGATTTGGCCGCGGCAGCCCACACCTCGCCCGCAACGGTGATCCGAGCCTGCCAAAATGCGGGTTTTCGGGGATTCCAGGATCTGCGGCTGGAGCTGGCTCGCTCACCGCAGGAGGAGCCTGCCGGGCAACATGTGCTGGACGACGTCTTTGCCGGAGCGGAAGACGCTATTCGCGTCAGCCGCGACAAGGTCGACCATGATCGCTTCGATCGTGCGGTGCATGCTCTCTCAACCGGCGCACGAATCGTGATGGTGGGTACCGGGTTCTCGTCACCGCCGATTCAGGATGCGGCACTGCGATTTCTCACCTCGGGGCGCCCGGTCGAAGCGCCAGTCGATGTCCTCGCTCAGCAGTTTGCTGCTCGCTTGCTCGGAGTCGGTGATGTGTGCGTTGCTGTGAGCTACTCCGGAGCTAACCGGCACACCCTCGCGGCCTGCTCGGCAGCCCAAGAAGGCGGCGCCACGATCATTGCCGTGACGAGTTTCTCGCGCTCACCTCTGGTCACCCTCAGCGATATTGCCCTAATAACCGGTCCCGTGGCTCGCTCCCACGATGTTGACCCTTTCCTCAGCAGACTGAGCCATTCCATCGTTTTGCACGCCCTACACTTCGCGGTTCTCCAACAGATGAATGGTGACGGGCTCGTCAGTCGCATGCGTGGTGCCGTGGCCGAGGTGCTCAGTGACGATACTCGTGGCTATGAGACGTCAGGTCTTGATTCCTCCCCACCCCAGTAG
- a CDS encoding metallophosphoesterase, which produces MTTERHTILHISDIHATDGELLYGQVDGIGRLYRVAQYVAEAGLTPEAIVITGDLAQSGHGNAYPRLRNAFAEVSSLLGAPLFSTLGNHDEPAQARVLDGHAIQHYRVIELDRLRIVTLDTSTGSIPSDQLDWLRAVLAVPYGWGTVLAMHHAPVPSPLPALARRGLGNSAELAAAIKNSDVRLILAGHYHHTMSAEIAGIPVWVGPSLAYEQIMNAGPHEVAGQDSAMFSIIQLTETGFSAAPVSLLSSTPLFTIPIGQATVAGRLPSTH; this is translated from the coding sequence GTGACTACCGAACGGCACACTATCCTGCACATCAGCGATATCCACGCGACCGATGGTGAGCTGCTGTACGGGCAAGTCGATGGCATCGGTCGACTGTACCGAGTGGCTCAGTACGTGGCCGAAGCCGGTCTGACACCGGAAGCCATCGTGATTACCGGCGACCTTGCGCAGTCGGGCCACGGAAATGCCTATCCACGGCTGCGAAATGCATTTGCCGAGGTCTCCTCGTTGCTCGGCGCTCCCCTGTTCTCGACCCTGGGGAATCACGACGAGCCCGCACAGGCACGGGTACTGGACGGTCACGCGATCCAGCACTACCGCGTGATTGAACTCGACCGGCTGCGCATTGTGACCCTCGACACCAGCACAGGAAGCATCCCGAGCGATCAGCTGGACTGGTTACGTGCGGTTCTCGCTGTTCCCTACGGCTGGGGCACAGTATTGGCGATGCACCATGCGCCCGTCCCCTCACCACTGCCGGCACTGGCGAGACGCGGGCTCGGCAACAGCGCTGAACTGGCCGCGGCGATCAAAAACAGCGATGTGCGCCTGATTCTGGCCGGCCACTATCACCACACCATGAGCGCGGAGATCGCCGGTATTCCGGTGTGGGTGGGCCCATCTCTGGCCTATGAACAAATTATGAACGCTGGGCCACACGAAGTCGCCGGCCAAGACTCTGCCATGTTCTCAATAATTCAACTGACCGAAACCGGGTTCAGCGCGGCACCCGTTTCCCTGCTTTCGAGCACCCCACTTTTTACGATTCCCATCGGCCAGGCGACCGTCGCCGGCCGGCTCCCCTCAACACACTAA
- a CDS encoding tyrosine-protein phosphatase, translating to MTYETTERAGEKMTTLAIEGTFNVRASEAGADGTVWLFRSATLDGLSARGERDLLELGVGIVIDFRDDVERTHTSAHHLPVEHVPIYGSIDGPPRVGSLHSVYRLILSTRGDRVTQAVIAIARSEHPVLVHCTAGKDRTGLVVALALLAAGRSRAEAVTDYSQSGAQVSPHRRSIVESQLALLGLTDAEYADARELHLDSPASALEHALDYLDEDFGGVQSYLTQHGATDSDFALLQHRLGGGLQ from the coding sequence ATGACTTATGAAACGACGGAACGTGCGGGAGAAAAAATGACGACTCTGGCCATAGAGGGAACATTCAATGTTCGAGCCAGTGAGGCTGGAGCGGACGGAACCGTCTGGTTGTTTCGATCCGCCACCCTAGACGGGCTCAGCGCTCGCGGCGAGCGCGACCTCCTGGAACTGGGTGTGGGGATCGTGATTGATTTTCGCGACGACGTGGAACGCACACACACGTCTGCACACCACCTGCCGGTTGAGCACGTCCCGATCTACGGGTCGATCGATGGGCCTCCCCGTGTCGGTTCTCTTCATTCGGTCTATCGCCTCATTCTGAGTACCCGCGGCGATCGGGTCACCCAAGCCGTTATCGCCATCGCTCGCTCTGAGCACCCCGTGCTCGTGCACTGCACGGCAGGAAAGGATCGAACCGGCCTCGTGGTGGCTCTGGCACTGCTGGCTGCTGGCCGAAGCAGAGCGGAGGCGGTCACCGACTATTCACAATCGGGAGCGCAGGTTTCACCCCATCGGCGCAGCATTGTCGAGTCACAGCTCGCCCTGCTTGGCCTGACCGATGCTGAGTATGCGGATGCCCGAGAGCTTCACCTCGATAGCCCCGCCAGCGCCCTGGAACACGCACTCGACTACCTGGATGAGGACTTCGGCGGGGTCCAGAGCTATTTGACCCAGCACGGTGCGACCGACAGCGACTTTGCCCTGCTGCAGCACCGCCTGGGCGGCGGGCTTCAGTGA